One genomic region from Leptolyngbyaceae cyanobacterium JSC-12 encodes:
- a CDS encoding hypothetical protein (IMG reference gene:2510095214), translating to MRFKRTSSIARKLPFFLCVLCVFGVVLHSNTSVAQSQSSPTSQQQPFSIDWNTIAQVATALGVGVATVSIYASYRLYQLTRRDEYVNNLRKSILLNQERCSRLNALINYELTNEMANCVVYAKDLEIPLNEIFVNFFNPPSSEKEVELTKHIEESFPSITVPIHSPLIEVYDSIMFDISSDLALYQIESPGFYRVMFSLRTLFTIIERQIKKILRDEDIWKKILVNLLDRKDIQSFDKLRYILTNVFIAVIQDQYLRATQKDIDNLLGISSIVSNAYLSLTEDKLVRFSKLEKQQNLIPTYGTETITADLQEADKCLRLLLNEEDLKKYRELVVRFDERNRSGESS from the coding sequence ATGAGGTTTAAAAGAACATCCAGTATTGCTCGGAAGTTACCCTTTTTTCTATGCGTTCTTTGTGTTTTTGGAGTTGTTCTTCATTCAAATACTTCAGTAGCACAATCACAAAGTTCTCCTACATCCCAACAACAACCTTTTTCAATTGATTGGAATACGATTGCACAAGTTGCCACTGCATTAGGTGTTGGTGTAGCAACCGTATCTATTTATGCCAGCTATCGGCTTTATCAATTAACTAGGCGTGATGAATATGTGAATAATTTAAGAAAGAGCATCCTACTCAATCAAGAGCGCTGTAGTCGTCTGAATGCCCTAATAAACTATGAATTAACAAATGAAATGGCAAACTGTGTTGTGTATGCCAAGGATTTAGAAATCCCCTTAAATGAAATATTTGTTAACTTTTTCAACCCTCCTTCATCTGAAAAAGAAGTAGAGCTTACTAAACATATTGAAGAATCTTTTCCCTCAATAACAGTACCTATTCATTCTCCATTAATTGAAGTATATGATTCAATCATGTTTGATATAAGTTCTGATTTGGCTCTATACCAAATAGAATCGCCTGGATTTTATAGAGTTATGTTCTCTTTAAGAACACTATTTACTATCATAGAGCGTCAAATCAAGAAGATATTGCGGGATGAAGATATTTGGAAGAAAATATTGGTCAATCTTTTGGACAGAAAGGATATTCAAAGCTTTGACAAATTAAGGTACATACTGACTAATGTTTTTATTGCTGTGATTCAGGATCAATATCTTCGTGCAACTCAAAAAGATATTGATAACCTTTTGGGAATATCATCTATAGTCTCTAATGCCTATCTCTCTTTAACTGAAGATAAGCTGGTGAGATTCTCAAAACTTGAAAAACAACAAAATCTTATTCCCACATATGGAACTGAAACAATAACAGCAGATTTACAGGAAGCTGACAAATGCTTGCGTCTCTTATTAAATGAGGAGGATCTTAAAAAGTATAGAGAGTTAGTTGTTCGATTTGATGAAAGGAATAGATCTGGGGAGTCATCCTAA
- a CDS encoding glycosyl hydrolase, glucoamylase (IMG reference gene:2510095215~PFAM: Glycosyl hydrolases family 15): MKPSDLQARLSHYYDQVKTIILTRQNPITGLLPASTAVNAHGDYTDAWVRDNVYSILAVWGLALAYRKVDSDRGRTFELEHSVVKLMRGLLFAMMRQASKVEKFKETQSLLDALHAKYDTKTGDVVVGDDAWGHLQLDATSVFLLMLAQMTASGLAIVFNTDEVNFIQNLVYYIGRAYRTPDYGIWERGNKINHGNPELNASSVGMAKAALEAMNGLNLYGVRGGQSSVIHVMPDEIARTRITLESMLPRESSSKEVDAALLSVIGFPAFAVDDSELCDRTRQKIIDKLQGKYGCKRFLRDGHQTVLEDTTRLHYEPTELKQFEHIECEWPLFFTYLLLDGVFRGDTAQVQDYQTRLAAVLVERDGLKLLPELYYVPKESVEAERRSPQSQPRLPNENIPLVWAQSLYLLGQMLSEGLLSVGDIDPLGRHLHVRRQRQPVVQIALLAEDEAMQSKLATYGIDTQTPKQIEPIQVRKATELAYAFTQIGRNDKLGLTGRPYRRLRSLTTSRIFRMRGETVVFLPSLLDQQQFYLALDPHFLVTQIRSEVAHIQRHWNQLGRPTMTLLLSHTMLKEEDEGTTNTMPLLTLLKELQDGYCNGVEVKLGHLNQLMLTACIERIDFLHDFEFTASPVQDTHPEEAYLAFNPYKNFPLSITQEFKLELETDISLVLKGLRQSDNLYEQFELLSSLVRLKGFDFDTGLGQPSCKVTVEQLLNEIYQKAADLKLWAILRGVAGLYDKMTISLADAVTDILVRQKQIAVGRAYSEASVISQPLSPQELMEKLREFCREDIRDRVLTQEILIYLSLLIKSEPSLFDGLLTLRVGYLILLLTTKLAQEQQVTQDEAYGMLMQLSPHEVQTRLYQVLKGYDNINQTLFQQESLQVSQQEKDIDWAIQTDHLEGTPTVENWWHKRQVEGALNRVPKDFYPQVWNLLKHCKGLVIGDKLERRNRLESEPLLAEMTPGEKNFALRVEHLLNKIQAPEYRQVNIEALMELAAFMERNPDLYIHEYIVLDVLIGHAVRLAWLDKNPEHGRNYDEHKASAWRSFYESSPYDCAAYIVKGLRFLITLAEFGRKKAPVFGAESTEEE; encoded by the coding sequence ATGAAACCCTCTGATCTTCAGGCTCGCCTTAGTCATTACTATGACCAGGTCAAGACAATCATCTTGACTCGGCAAAACCCAATCACGGGGTTATTGCCCGCTAGTACGGCTGTCAATGCGCACGGAGATTATACTGATGCCTGGGTTCGAGACAATGTCTACAGTATTTTGGCAGTGTGGGGGTTAGCACTGGCATATCGCAAGGTGGATAGCGATCGCGGACGCACATTTGAGTTAGAACACAGCGTTGTTAAACTCATGCGTGGCTTGCTGTTCGCCATGATGCGGCAAGCTTCTAAAGTGGAGAAATTTAAGGAAACCCAGTCTCTCCTTGATGCCCTGCATGCTAAATATGACACCAAAACAGGCGATGTCGTAGTAGGGGATGATGCCTGGGGACATCTGCAACTGGATGCAACTTCAGTATTTCTGTTGATGTTGGCACAGATGACAGCTTCTGGACTGGCGATCGTCTTCAATACTGACGAAGTCAACTTTATCCAAAACTTGGTCTACTACATTGGGCGAGCGTACCGTACCCCAGACTATGGCATTTGGGAGCGCGGCAACAAAATTAATCATGGGAATCCAGAACTTAATGCTAGCTCTGTAGGCATGGCAAAAGCAGCGCTGGAAGCCATGAACGGACTTAACCTTTACGGAGTGCGGGGTGGGCAATCCTCTGTGATTCATGTGATGCCTGATGAAATTGCCCGGACTCGGATTACGCTGGAATCAATGCTGCCAAGAGAATCGAGTTCTAAAGAAGTTGATGCGGCGTTACTAAGTGTGATTGGCTTTCCGGCATTTGCTGTGGATGATAGTGAGCTGTGCGATCGCACCCGCCAAAAAATCATTGACAAGTTGCAAGGCAAATATGGCTGCAAACGATTTCTGCGGGATGGACACCAGACTGTGCTGGAAGACACCACTCGTCTACACTATGAACCTACGGAACTGAAACAGTTTGAACATATTGAGTGCGAATGGCCCCTATTCTTCACTTACCTGTTGTTAGATGGGGTGTTTCGGGGAGATACCGCGCAAGTGCAAGATTATCAAACCCGGTTAGCCGCTGTGTTAGTAGAGCGAGACGGGCTGAAACTGTTGCCAGAGCTTTACTACGTGCCAAAAGAATCAGTAGAAGCTGAACGGCGATCGCCCCAAAGTCAACCCCGACTCCCCAATGAAAATATTCCCCTTGTCTGGGCACAAAGCCTTTATCTATTGGGACAAATGCTGAGTGAAGGTCTCCTCTCAGTTGGCGACATTGATCCCCTTGGACGGCATTTGCACGTGCGTCGGCAACGTCAGCCTGTCGTCCAAATTGCACTACTGGCAGAAGATGAAGCAATGCAATCCAAGTTGGCAACCTACGGCATCGACACACAAACTCCTAAGCAAATCGAGCCAATTCAGGTTCGCAAAGCAACCGAACTTGCCTACGCCTTCACCCAAATTGGCCGCAACGACAAACTAGGGCTAACAGGTCGCCCCTATCGCCGTCTTCGTAGTCTCACAACCTCGCGCATTTTCCGAATGCGGGGCGAAACAGTTGTCTTTCTACCCTCTCTGCTCGACCAGCAACAATTTTATCTAGCACTCGATCCACACTTTTTAGTGACTCAAATCCGTTCCGAAGTAGCACACATTCAACGGCACTGGAACCAACTGGGACGCCCTACCATGACCCTGTTGCTGTCTCACACCATGTTAAAGGAAGAGGATGAAGGCACCACAAACACCATGCCCTTACTAACATTGCTAAAAGAGCTTCAGGATGGCTACTGCAATGGCGTGGAAGTCAAACTTGGACATCTTAACCAGTTAATGCTAACTGCCTGCATCGAGCGCATCGACTTTCTTCATGATTTTGAATTCACTGCCTCTCCCGTGCAGGATACCCATCCCGAAGAAGCCTATCTTGCCTTCAACCCCTACAAAAACTTCCCACTTAGCATTACGCAAGAATTCAAACTAGAACTAGAAACCGATATCAGTCTGGTACTGAAAGGATTGCGCCAGTCTGACAACCTATACGAACAATTTGAGCTGTTGAGTAGCCTGGTGCGTTTGAAAGGGTTTGACTTTGACACGGGTTTGGGACAGCCCAGTTGTAAAGTGACGGTAGAACAACTGCTCAACGAAATTTACCAGAAAGCTGCCGATCTGAAACTATGGGCGATTTTGCGGGGTGTAGCAGGTTTGTATGACAAGATGACCATTAGCCTGGCTGATGCCGTGACCGATATCCTGGTGCGGCAAAAGCAAATTGCGGTTGGTCGGGCTTATAGTGAGGCATCTGTGATATCACAACCACTATCACCGCAGGAATTGATGGAAAAACTGCGGGAATTTTGTCGGGAAGATATTCGCGATCGCGTCTTAACTCAAGAAATTCTGATCTATTTGAGTTTGCTGATCAAATCAGAACCATCATTGTTTGATGGTTTGCTGACGTTACGAGTAGGCTACCTGATCTTGCTGCTCACCACTAAACTGGCTCAAGAACAACAGGTTACCCAGGACGAAGCCTATGGAATGTTGATGCAGCTTAGCCCTCACGAAGTCCAAACTCGCCTCTATCAAGTCCTAAAAGGCTACGACAATATTAATCAAACCTTGTTTCAGCAAGAATCGTTGCAAGTATCGCAACAAGAAAAAGATATTGATTGGGCCATTCAGACTGACCATTTAGAAGGAACTCCAACAGTAGAAAACTGGTGGCACAAACGCCAGGTAGAGGGTGCATTGAACCGTGTTCCTAAAGACTTTTATCCTCAGGTGTGGAATCTGCTAAAGCACTGTAAGGGATTGGTCATTGGTGACAAGCTAGAACGCCGAAATCGTCTGGAAAGTGAGCCATTGTTGGCAGAAATGACCCCTGGCGAAAAGAACTTTGCCTTGCGGGTAGAACATTTACTCAACAAAATTCAAGCCCCCGAATATCGCCAGGTCAATATTGAAGCCTTGATGGAACTTGCGGCTTTCATGGAGCGTAACCCTGATTTGTACATCCATGAATACATCGTACTAGATGTCCTGATTGGTCATGCTGTGCGTCTAGCCTGGCTTGACAAAAATCCGGAGCACGGTCGCAACTACGATGAACACAAAGCCTCTGCCTGGCGCAGTTTCTACGAAAGCTCTCCCTACGATTGTGCAGCCTATATCGTCAAAGGTTTACGCTTCCTGATCACCCTCGCAGAATTCGGTAGGAAGAAAGCTCCCGTCTTCGGTGCGGAATCCACAGAAGAGGAATGA
- a CDS encoding hypothetical protein (IMG reference gene:2510095216~PFAM: Uncharacterized protein conserved in bacteria (DUF2252)) — protein MDHSLSISELPFPSDRQAAGKALRQTVPRSLHRDWHPKSDRPDPLKLLAKSNQQRIPDLIPIRHWRMMQSPFTFLRGSAIIMAADLATTPTTGMQVQACGDCHLLNFGGFATPERNLIFDLNDFDETLMAPWEWDVKRLITSFILAGRELQLSDRSSSEAALAAAQAYRLAIARYSQMRTLEVWYARLDANVLIEHAPDEDTRKHWEKMATKAFNRTLDQAVAQLTEVVEGQRRFIDNPPLLYHPPNQTEYFEQISSLFEQYRDTLQVDRQFLLDRYRLVDVALKVVGVGSVGTHCGVALLLDNNHDPLLLQYKEARPSVLEPYVGKSPYPHEGQRIVSGQRLMQAASDIFLGWTTNVQGQDFYFRQLKDMKTAIKLKGMSARSLEDYAEICGSALARAHARTGDSAMISGYLGKSDAFDQAVTDFAVAYAYQVEQDHQRLVEAVQSGQIEAKPG, from the coding sequence ATGGATCATTCACTTTCTATTTCTGAATTACCCTTTCCCAGCGATCGCCAGGCTGCTGGGAAAGCCCTGCGCCAGACTGTGCCGCGATCGCTCCATCGAGACTGGCATCCGAAAAGCGATCGCCCCGACCCCCTGAAATTGCTTGCAAAATCCAACCAGCAGCGCATTCCAGACCTGATTCCAATTCGGCATTGGCGGATGATGCAGTCTCCCTTTACCTTTCTGCGCGGCAGTGCCATTATCATGGCGGCAGATTTAGCCACAACCCCCACGACAGGCATGCAGGTGCAAGCTTGTGGCGATTGCCACTTACTGAACTTTGGCGGATTTGCCACGCCTGAACGCAATCTCATTTTTGACCTGAATGACTTTGATGAAACGCTGATGGCTCCCTGGGAGTGGGATGTCAAACGACTTATCACCAGTTTCATTTTGGCTGGCCGAGAGTTGCAGTTGTCGGATCGGTCTAGTTCGGAAGCGGCCCTCGCGGCTGCCCAAGCTTATCGACTGGCGATCGCCCGCTACAGCCAAATGCGCACGCTAGAAGTCTGGTATGCGCGGCTAGATGCCAATGTACTGATTGAACACGCGCCTGATGAAGACACCCGCAAACATTGGGAAAAAATGGCGACAAAGGCGTTTAATCGCACGTTAGACCAGGCTGTGGCACAGTTAACCGAAGTTGTGGAAGGACAGCGCCGCTTCATTGACAATCCACCGCTGCTTTATCATCCACCCAACCAAACTGAGTATTTTGAGCAGATTAGCAGTTTGTTTGAGCAATATCGGGATACGCTTCAGGTGGATCGCCAGTTCTTGCTTGACCGCTATCGCCTTGTGGATGTAGCCCTGAAAGTTGTAGGCGTTGGCAGTGTGGGGACGCATTGTGGCGTTGCCCTGCTGCTTGATAACAATCACGATCCGCTGCTATTGCAATACAAAGAAGCCCGTCCCTCGGTGCTAGAACCCTACGTGGGCAAAAGTCCCTATCCCCACGAAGGACAGCGCATCGTCAGTGGGCAGCGGTTGATGCAAGCAGCCAGCGATATCTTTCTCGGTTGGACGACCAATGTGCAAGGGCAAGACTTCTACTTCCGGCAACTAAAAGACATGAAAACTGCCATCAAGCTGAAAGGGATGTCTGCCCGTAGTTTGGAAGATTATGCCGAGATTTGTGGCTCTGCCTTGGCCCGTGCCCATGCCCGCACAGGAGACTCTGCCATGATCAGTGGCTACCTGGGCAAGAGTGATGCCTTTGATCAGGCGGTGACAGATTTTGCCGTGGCCTATGCGTATCAAGTAGAGCAGGATCATCAACGGCTAGTGGAAGCAGTGCAGTCGGGTCAAATTGAGGCAAAACCAGGTTAG
- a CDS encoding hypothetical protein (IMG reference gene:2510095217) — protein MNWRTNVTAEYYLNVLSLGRTFESVRNVAYSDGSIDSLSSYASNCGFRSELTPWRPLMTFD, from the coding sequence ATGAACTGGCGAACTAATGTTACAGCAGAATACTATTTGAATGTTCTCTCGCTTGGTCGAACATTTGAATCCGTCCGAAATGTTGCGTATTCAGATGGGTCTATTGATAGCTTATCGTCTTACGCTAGCAATTGTGGGTTTAGGAGTGAACTCACACCCTGGCGACCTTTGATGACCTTTGATTGA
- a CDS encoding universal bacterial protein YeaZ (IMG reference gene:2510095218~PFAM: Glycoprotease family~TIGRFAM: universal bacterial protein YeaZ), with protein sequence MTHYGLAIHTASASLGLAINNFSGDARAQVWHLGRETSNLLHEYLLNFLNPQTWTDLAFIAVAKGPGGFTGTRIGVVTARTLAQQLELPLFGISTLAGVAWQTAKTLDQPIHQSMDIAVQMRAQRGEVFGAIYRFKNSDSGLANLTVVVPDTGMSIEQWQHTLDNHATPYYRVEADSQIATSISDLLELAWLDYQQEQRPHWSEVLPFYGQHPVETGDQGSGIRTGR encoded by the coding sequence GTGACACACTACGGTTTAGCCATTCATACTGCCAGTGCTTCGCTGGGGCTGGCAATCAACAACTTTTCAGGAGATGCCCGCGCCCAGGTTTGGCATTTAGGACGAGAAACCTCAAATTTGTTACACGAATACTTGCTGAATTTCCTCAACCCACAAACTTGGACAGATCTAGCATTTATTGCTGTGGCGAAAGGTCCAGGCGGCTTTACGGGTACACGAATTGGTGTGGTAACGGCTCGTACTCTAGCACAACAATTGGAACTTCCGCTGTTTGGGATTTCTACGCTGGCAGGGGTTGCCTGGCAAACAGCCAAAACCCTCGATCAGCCAATCCATCAGTCGATGGATATAGCAGTGCAGATGCGCGCTCAACGGGGAGAGGTATTTGGCGCAATCTATCGGTTCAAGAATTCAGATTCGGGGTTAGCAAATCTTACTGTGGTAGTACCGGACACAGGGATGTCTATCGAGCAATGGCAGCATACTCTCGACAATCATGCAACACCTTACTACCGGGTTGAAGCTGACTCACAGATTGCAACATCTATTTCCGATCTTCTGGAGTTGGCATGGCTGGATTATCAACAAGAACAACGCCCCCATTGGTCAGAAGTTCTCCCGTTTTATGGGCAGCATCCAGTTGAAACAGGGGATCAGGGATCGGGAATCAGGACCGGGAGATAA
- a CDS encoding heme/copper-type cytochrome/quinol oxidase, subunit 3 (IMG reference gene:2510095219~PFAM: Cytochrome c oxidase subunit III): protein MQSSAIDSQTIVNYQAEVAHTHHDHPDHRVLGVIVFLIAEAMIFLGLFTAYLTFRAVSPTWPPEGTPELELLLPGVNTMILISSSFVIHNADVAVKKNDVKGLQKWFGITAAMGAIFLAGQLYEYFHLEFGLTTNLFASTFYVLTGFHGLHVLFGLVLILAVLWRSLKPGHYSSSSHFGVEAAEIYWHFVDVVWIVLFILLYLLK, encoded by the coding sequence ATGCAAAGCTCAGCGATCGATTCCCAGACTATTGTCAACTACCAGGCAGAAGTTGCTCATACCCATCATGATCACCCTGATCATCGAGTCCTGGGTGTAATCGTCTTCCTGATTGCAGAGGCAATGATCTTCCTGGGATTATTCACTGCATACCTTACATTTCGTGCTGTTTCCCCAACCTGGCCACCCGAAGGTACCCCGGAACTAGAGCTTCTGCTTCCAGGTGTGAACACGATGATTCTAATTAGTAGTAGCTTCGTGATCCACAATGCCGATGTTGCAGTGAAAAAGAATGATGTCAAGGGTTTGCAGAAGTGGTTTGGCATTACGGCAGCAATGGGAGCTATTTTCCTGGCAGGGCAGTTGTATGAATACTTTCACCTAGAGTTTGGGCTGACGACGAATCTGTTTGCCAGTACCTTTTATGTGTTAACTGGCTTTCACGGGTTACACGTGTTGTTTGGTTTAGTGCTGATTTTGGCGGTTCTTTGGCGATCGCTGAAACCCGGTCACTATTCCAGCAGTAGCCATTTTGGTGTAGAAGCTGCTGAAATTTACTGGCACTTTGTTGATGTTGTGTGGATTGTGTTGTTCATTCTGCTGTACTTGCTGAAGTAA
- a CDS encoding cytochrome c oxidase, subunit I (IMG reference gene:2510095220~PFAM: Cytochrome C and Quinol oxidase polypeptide I~TIGRFAM: cytochrome c oxidase, subunit I) codes for MTQTLQEEATNVLVHGATEGKREWLKYISFSTDHKVIGIQYLVTSFIFYLVGGFLATLVRTELATPPSDFVSPDLYNGLFTVHATVMIFLWIVPAATGAFGNYLIPLLIGARDMAFPKLNAVAFWMIPPGGILLMSSFFFGAPGSGWTSYPPLSIVYNKVGEAIWILSVLILGTSSILGAVNFIVTILKMRAPGMNLNRMPLFCWAMLAASCLILLSTPVLAGALILLGFDLIVGTAFFNPTGGGDPVVYQHMFWFYSHPAVYIMILPVFGLISEILPVHSRKPIFGYKAIAYSSFAISFLGLIVWAHHMFTSGTPPWLRMFFMINTMIIAVPTGIKVFSWLATIWGGKLRLNSAMLFAIGFISMFVIGGISGVMVASVPFDIHVHDTYFVVAHLHYVLFGGSVFGLYAGIYHWFPKMTGRMVNETLGKVHFVLTLIGFNLCFLPMHKLGLEGMNRRIAEYDPKFAALNMVCTIGSYILAVSTFPFIFNALWSIFKGEKAPSNPWGGLTFEWQTTSPPPHENFAVDPVLVIAPYEYGTKEAKEIIQAGPFLATAAATEA; via the coding sequence ATGACTCAAACATTGCAAGAAGAAGCCACCAACGTCCTTGTCCACGGTGCAACCGAGGGTAAACGTGAGTGGCTGAAATATATCAGCTTTAGTACTGACCATAAGGTCATTGGGATTCAATACCTGGTGACTTCCTTTATCTTCTACCTAGTGGGAGGCTTTCTCGCCACGCTGGTTCGCACTGAGCTAGCTACCCCCCCCTCCGATTTTGTTAGCCCGGATTTGTATAACGGGTTGTTTACGGTTCATGCCACAGTGATGATCTTTTTGTGGATCGTTCCGGCAGCAACGGGAGCATTTGGCAACTATCTAATTCCGTTGTTGATTGGTGCCCGTGATATGGCATTTCCCAAGTTGAATGCAGTTGCTTTCTGGATGATTCCACCAGGCGGGATTCTGCTGATGTCCAGCTTCTTTTTTGGCGCTCCTGGCTCTGGCTGGACTTCTTATCCACCCCTGAGCATTGTCTACAACAAAGTGGGAGAAGCTATCTGGATTCTAAGTGTCTTGATTTTGGGAACTTCTTCGATTCTAGGCGCAGTGAATTTCATCGTTACGATCTTGAAAATGCGGGCGCCTGGTATGAATTTGAACAGGATGCCGTTATTTTGCTGGGCAATGCTGGCAGCATCCTGCCTGATTTTGCTGAGCACTCCAGTGCTGGCAGGGGCATTGATTTTGTTGGGGTTTGACCTAATTGTGGGTACGGCGTTTTTCAACCCCACAGGGGGTGGCGACCCGGTGGTGTATCAGCATATGTTCTGGTTTTACTCCCATCCGGCGGTTTATATCATGATTCTGCCTGTATTTGGGCTGATCTCAGAAATTTTGCCGGTTCATTCCCGCAAACCGATTTTTGGTTATAAAGCGATCGCCTACTCCAGCTTTGCCATTAGCTTTCTAGGCTTAATTGTGTGGGCGCATCACATGTTCACTAGTGGCACCCCACCCTGGCTGCGGATGTTCTTCATGATCAACACTATGATCATTGCTGTTCCTACTGGGATCAAAGTGTTTAGCTGGTTAGCCACCATCTGGGGCGGCAAACTGCGACTCAACAGCGCCATGCTATTTGCCATAGGTTTCATTTCCATGTTTGTGATCGGCGGCATCAGTGGGGTGATGGTGGCTTCAGTCCCATTTGATATTCATGTGCATGATACCTACTTTGTCGTGGCGCACTTGCACTATGTGCTATTTGGTGGCAGCGTATTTGGGCTGTATGCTGGGATTTACCATTGGTTCCCCAAAATGACTGGACGCATGGTGAATGAAACGTTAGGAAAGGTTCACTTTGTGTTGACGTTAATTGGCTTTAACCTCTGTTTTTTACCCATGCATAAGTTGGGGTTAGAAGGGATGAACCGGCGCATTGCGGAATACGATCCGAAATTCGCAGCCTTGAATATGGTCTGCACAATCGGGTCTTACATTCTGGCAGTGTCTACCTTCCCCTTTATTTTTAATGCCCTCTGGAGCATCTTTAAAGGTGAAAAAGCACCCAGTAATCCCTGGGGTGGTCTCACCTTTGAGTGGCAAACTACCTCACCACCGCCGCATGAGAACTTCGCCGTTGATCCAGTATTGGTGATTGCGCCTTACGAGTACGGTACAAAAGAGGCGAAGGAGATTATTCAGGCGGGACCATTTTTGGCAACTGCTGCCGCGACCGAAGCATAG
- a CDS encoding heme/copper-type cytochrome/quinol oxidase, subunit 2 (IMG reference gene:2510095221~PFAM: Cytochrome C oxidase subunit II, periplasmic domain; Cytochrome C oxidase subunit II, transmembrane domain) → MNIPGSITTLLIGILLTVVSIWYGQNHGLMPVEASEEASRIDGLFNMMITIGTGLFLIVQGTLIYSLFKFRRRPDDDTDGPYVEGNIPLEILWTSIPAVIVLIIAVYSFDVYNSIGGLNPMDHSVAHGRSTHQVARMPGAAIAAPLPEEANAPLPEESDNLTGDRSPQVEEAVTQDPATTDVRDQSIPQRKDSSAMGATVPRIGSTPGNVRKPPEYVINATGLQFAWLFTYPDTGIVAGELHVPVGKEILLNISANDVLHAFWVPEYRLKQDAIPGKQTELRFTPSKVGEYPVICAELCGAYHGVMKTKVIAQTQEDFDAWLKEQQVASNPDSLKQAVAVTPANQTPDEFLAPFVRNLGIDRTVVEQLHPEHHTHSSAS, encoded by the coding sequence GTGAATATTCCAGGCTCCATTACAACTCTGCTGATCGGGATTCTCCTAACTGTTGTCAGCATTTGGTATGGACAAAACCACGGACTAATGCCAGTAGAAGCCTCAGAAGAGGCCTCACGAATCGATGGGTTGTTCAACATGATGATCACCATTGGTACTGGGCTGTTTCTGATTGTGCAGGGCACTCTGATTTATTCATTGTTCAAGTTTCGCCGTCGTCCCGATGATGATACAGATGGTCCTTATGTTGAGGGCAATATTCCGCTTGAAATTCTTTGGACTTCGATTCCTGCGGTCATCGTGTTAATCATTGCGGTATATAGCTTTGATGTTTATAACTCTATCGGTGGGCTGAATCCGATGGATCATTCAGTGGCCCATGGGCGTTCCACACATCAGGTTGCCAGGATGCCAGGGGCGGCGATCGCGGCTCCCTTACCAGAGGAAGCCAATGCCCCTCTGCCTGAAGAATCAGATAATCTCACAGGCGATCGCAGCCCTCAAGTCGAGGAAGCCGTTACACAAGATCCGGCAACCACCGATGTCCGAGATCAATCCATTCCCCAGCGCAAAGACTCGTCTGCAATGGGGGCAACTGTTCCTCGCATTGGTTCTACCCCTGGAAACGTCAGGAAACCGCCAGAGTATGTGATTAACGCCACAGGGCTGCAGTTTGCCTGGCTCTTTACCTATCCTGATACCGGCATTGTGGCAGGCGAACTTCATGTTCCTGTTGGCAAGGAAATTTTGTTGAACATCTCTGCCAACGATGTGCTCCACGCCTTCTGGGTGCCAGAGTATCGCCTGAAGCAAGATGCGATTCCTGGTAAGCAAACAGAGCTTCGATTTACACCATCCAAAGTGGGCGAGTACCCAGTGATTTGCGCCGAGCTATGTGGTGCGTACCACGGTGTGATGAAAACTAAGGTAATTGCTCAAACCCAGGAAGACTTTGATGCCTGGCTTAAGGAGCAGCAAGTTGCCAGTAATCCAGATAGCCTGAAGCAGGCAGTGGCTGTAACCCCTGCAAATCAAACTCCTGACGAGTTCCTGGCTCCCTTCGTTCGGAATCTAGGAATCGATCGCACCGTGGTTGAGCAACTCCACCCGGAGCATCACACCCACTCCTCTGCTAGTTAA